A window from Fusobacterium sp. FSA-380-WT-3A encodes these proteins:
- the glpQ gene encoding glycerophosphodiester phosphodiesterase, whose amino-acid sequence MSTLALGATAKTGKENDRVIVAHRGASGYLPEHTLESKALAFAQGADYLEQDLAMTKDDHIVVIHDHFLDQLTDVAKKFPDRKRADGRYYVIDFTLDEIKSLEMTENFETKDGKEVAVYPGRFPLWKSHFTIHTLEEEIEFIQGLEKSTGKKVGIYPEIKAPWFHHQNGKDIAKATLEVLKKYGYTTKDSPIYFQTFDYNELIRVKTQLLPQMGMDLKLVQLIAYTDWHETEEKNKDGEWVNYSYDWMFEPGAMKEISKYADGVGPAWYMMIDENNSKKGNIVMTNMVEDIKSTNMECHPYTIRKDALPEFVENVDELYDVLLYKAGATGLFTDFPDLGVKFVENK is encoded by the coding sequence ATGTCTACACTAGCTTTAGGAGCAACTGCAAAAACAGGAAAAGAAAATGACAGAGTTATAGTTGCTCATCGTGGAGCTAGTGGATATTTACCAGAACACACTTTAGAATCAAAAGCCTTAGCATTTGCTCAAGGAGCAGATTATCTAGAACAAGACCTTGCAATGACAAAAGATGACCACATAGTAGTAATACATGACCATTTTTTAGACCAATTAACAGATGTAGCAAAGAAATTCCCTGATAGAAAAAGAGCCGATGGCCGTTATTATGTTATTGATTTTACTCTTGATGAGATAAAATCTTTAGAGATGACAGAAAATTTTGAAACAAAAGATGGAAAAGAAGTAGCTGTATATCCTGGACGTTTCCCTCTATGGAAATCTCACTTTACAATACACACTTTAGAAGAGGAGATTGAATTTATTCAAGGATTAGAAAAATCAACAGGAAAAAAAGTTGGTATATATCCTGAGATAAAAGCTCCATGGTTCCACCATCAAAATGGAAAAGACATAGCAAAAGCAACTCTTGAAGTACTAAAAAAATATGGATATACTACTAAAGATAGTCCTATTTATTTCCAAACATTTGACTATAATGAATTGATTCGTGTAAAAACTCAATTACTTCCTCAAATGGGAATGGATTTAAAATTAGTTCAATTAATTGCCTATACTGATTGGCACGAAACAGAAGAAAAAAATAAAGATGGTGAATGGGTAAATTATAGTTATGATTGGATGTTTGAACCTGGTGCTATGAAAGAAATTTCTAAATATGCAGATGGAGTTGGACCTGCTTGGTATATGATGATTGATGAAAATAATTCTAAAAAAGGAAATATTGTTATGACTAATATGGTTGAAGATATAAAATCAACTAATATGGAATGTCACCCATATACTATAAGAAAAGATGCTCTACCAGAATTTGTAGAGAATGTAGATGAATTATATGATGTTTTATTATATAAAGCAGGAGCCACAGGATTATTTACAGACTTTCCAGATTTAGGAGTTAAATTTGTAGAGAATAAATAA
- a CDS encoding amino acid ABC transporter permease, whose translation MYNDFLFILKGMGLTVNLYVLTMVFSLPLGVILSLGRLKNKGLINNIIVVYTSVFRGTPLLLQLFFVYYGLPIVGITLTAFSAAVITFVINYAAYFCEIFRGSILGIEKGQYEAAKVLGLSYWQTMRRIIIPQSLITALPPLSNEAIALVKDTSLVSAIGMAEILRNSKEIVTRDFSIIPFAICGALYFLMSVVIIMLFKKLEQKVMI comes from the coding sequence ATGTATAATGATTTTTTATTCATACTTAAAGGTATGGGGCTTACAGTAAATTTATATGTATTGACAATGGTATTTTCATTACCTTTAGGTGTGATTTTGTCATTAGGAAGATTAAAAAATAAGGGATTAATAAATAATATAATAGTTGTGTACACCTCTGTATTTAGAGGTACACCTCTATTATTACAACTTTTCTTTGTATATTATGGACTTCCAATAGTTGGAATTACTTTAACAGCTTTTTCAGCTGCTGTAATAACTTTTGTAATAAACTATGCTGCATATTTTTGTGAGATTTTTAGAGGAAGTATCTTAGGAATTGAAAAAGGACAATATGAAGCAGCAAAAGTATTGGGATTAAGTTATTGGCAAACTATGAGAAGAATAATAATTCCTCAATCTCTTATAACAGCATTACCACCTTTATCAAATGAAGCAATAGCATTAGTAAAAGATACTTCATTAGTATCAGCTATAGGAATGGCAGAAATTCTTAGAAATTCAAAGGAGATAGTAACTAGAGATTTCTCTATAATTCCTTTTGCAATTTGTGGAGCTTTATATTTCTTAATGTCTGTAGTAATCATAATGTTATTTAAAAAATTAGAACAAAAGGTGATGATATAA
- a CDS encoding amino acid ABC transporter ATP-binding protein: protein MSYISVKNLHKKFGDDEILKGIDLDINQGEVISIIGASGGGKSTFLRCLIDLETIDSGEINVPEKNKMGMVFQSFNLFPHKTAAQNIMESLVIVDKMDKKEARKIAIELLDRVGLKEKADVYPKTLSGGQKQRVAIARAMAKNPEVLLFDEPTSALDPEMVNEVLNVIEDLRETSNITMVIVSHEMNFVNKVSDRIVVFEKGKIKEIIDNSKNRKK, encoded by the coding sequence ATGAGTTATATTTCAGTAAAAAATTTACATAAAAAATTTGGTGATGATGAAATTTTAAAAGGGATTGATTTAGATATAAATCAAGGGGAAGTAATATCTATAATTGGAGCATCTGGTGGAGGAAAATCAACTTTTTTAAGATGTCTTATAGATTTAGAAACTATTGATTCTGGAGAGATAAATGTTCCTGAAAAAAATAAAATGGGAATGGTATTTCAATCTTTTAATCTTTTTCCACATAAAACAGCAGCACAAAATATAATGGAATCATTAGTAATAGTGGATAAAATGGATAAAAAAGAGGCTAGAAAGATAGCTATAGAACTTTTAGATAGAGTTGGATTAAAGGAAAAAGCTGATGTTTATCCAAAAACTTTATCAGGAGGGCAAAAACAAAGGGTGGCAATAGCAAGAGCCATGGCAAAAAATCCAGAAGTTTTACTATTTGATGAGCCAACATCAGCTTTGGACCCAGAAATGGTAAATGAAGTTTTAAATGTTATTGAAGATTTAAGAGAAACAAGCAATATTACAATGGTAATTGTAAGTCATGAAATGAATTTTGTAAATAAAGTTTCAGATAGAATAGTTGTATTTGAGAAAGGAAAAATAAAAGAGATAATAGATAATAGTAAAAATAGAAAAAAATAA
- a CDS encoding Fic family protein, producing the protein MKLKGGIYHLIQVKFAYNSNHIEGSTLSEEQTRYIYETHSFISDKDEVVSLNDVNETLNHFRCFDYILDNVNILNEELIKELHKILKTNTSDSLKEWFKVGDYKLKANIVGDKKTTPPKKVKIEMQNLLESYNKKENITFEDILDFHHKFENIHPFQDGNGRVGRLIMFKECLRHNIIPFIIDEKHKLFYYRGLREYENEKGYLRDTCLSAQDDFQKMLKIFDEE; encoded by the coding sequence ATGAAATTAAAAGGTGGAATATATCATTTAATTCAAGTAAAATTTGCTTATAACTCTAATCATATAGAAGGAAGTACTCTTTCAGAAGAGCAAACTAGATATATTTATGAAACTCATTCTTTTATTTCTGATAAAGATGAAGTTGTATCTTTAAATGATGTGAATGAAACTTTAAACCATTTTAGATGTTTTGATTATATTTTAGATAATGTGAATATTTTAAATGAGGAATTGATAAAAGAGTTACATAAAATTTTAAAAACTAATACTTCTGATAGTTTAAAGGAATGGTTTAAAGTTGGTGATTATAAATTAAAGGCTAATATAGTCGGGGATAAAAAAACTACTCCACCTAAAAAAGTAAAAATAGAAATGCAAAATTTATTAGAAAGTTATAATAAAAAAGAAAATATAACCTTTGAAGATATATTGGATTTTCATCATAAATTTGAAAATATACATCCATTTCAAGATGGAAATGGAAGAGTAGGTAGACTTATAATGTTTAAAGAATGCTTAAGACATAATATAATTCCTTTTATAATTGATGAAAAACATAAACTTTTTTATTATAGAGGTCTAAGAGAATATGAAAATGAAAAGGGATATTTAAGGGATACCTGTCTTTCAGCACAAGATGATTTTCAAAAAATGTTGAAAATATTTGATGAAGAATAA
- a CDS encoding ATP-binding protein has product MKFINRKRELSTLEKEYKKEKSFVVLYGRRRTGKTTLIKEFIKDKNAFYFFADKQNENIQIKRFKNQLAEQFNDDFFKKIDIPDWDTLFDYFLNKVNNEKFILVIDEFQYLCLINKKFSSIFQRIYDEKISNKNIMIILCGSLISMMYSEVLSYNSPLYGRRTSQIKLQPISFDYYKEFFKEKTTKELIEFYSITGGVPKYILEFDREETPLWNIENNIFNKDNFLYSEPKFLLQEEINDLSRYFSILNSIALGNTKLSSICSQLGINSSGITSYITKMIDLEILEKEVPITESIENGKKGLYKIKDNYLKFWFSYVYPYQSYLEIENLMYPLEKIKTEFNLWVSKTYEDLARESIFTNNNIPFLIKKLGRWWDNNEEIDIVGIGEKEILFGECKWSTKKVGLSVLLALKEKSKKVKWNNNIREEYFILFSKEGFSEDLIELSKKEKNIILSDFR; this is encoded by the coding sequence ATGAAATTTATAAATAGAAAAAGAGAGTTATCTACTCTTGAAAAAGAATATAAAAAAGAAAAAAGTTTTGTTGTATTATATGGTAGAAGAAGAACTGGAAAAACTACTCTTATAAAAGAATTTATAAAAGATAAAAATGCTTTTTACTTCTTTGCTGACAAACAAAATGAAAATATCCAAATTAAAAGGTTTAAAAATCAATTAGCCGAACAATTTAATGATGATTTTTTTAAAAAAATAGATATTCCTGATTGGGATACTCTTTTTGATTATTTTTTAAATAAAGTTAATAATGAAAAATTTATTTTAGTTATAGATGAATTTCAATATTTATGTCTTATAAACAAAAAGTTTTCTTCCATCTTTCAAAGAATATATGATGAAAAAATTAGCAATAAAAACATTATGATTATATTATGTGGTTCATTAATATCTATGATGTATTCAGAAGTTTTATCATATAATAGCCCTCTATATGGAAGAAGAACTTCTCAAATTAAATTACAACCTATTAGCTTTGACTATTATAAAGAGTTTTTTAAAGAAAAAACCACAAAAGAATTAATAGAATTTTATTCTATAACTGGTGGAGTTCCTAAATATATTTTAGAATTCGATAGAGAGGAAACTCCATTATGGAATATAGAAAATAATATATTTAATAAAGATAATTTTCTTTATTCAGAACCTAAATTTTTACTACAAGAAGAAATAAATGATTTATCAAGATATTTTTCTATACTCAATTCAATAGCCTTAGGAAATACAAAATTATCTTCTATATGTTCTCAGTTAGGTATAAACTCAAGTGGTATAACTTCGTATATAACAAAGATGATAGATTTAGAAATATTAGAAAAAGAAGTTCCTATTACTGAAAGTATAGAAAATGGAAAAAAAGGATTATATAAGATAAAAGATAACTATTTAAAATTCTGGTTTAGTTATGTATATCCTTATCAAAGTTATTTAGAAATTGAAAATTTAATGTATCCATTAGAAAAAATAAAAACTGAATTTAATTTATGGGTGTCTAAAACTTACGAAGATTTAGCAAGAGAAAGTATTTTTACTAATAACAATATTCCTTTTCTTATAAAAAAACTTGGTAGATGGTGGGATAATAATGAAGAAATAGACATTGTTGGTATAGGAGAAAAAGAAATTCTTTTCGGAGAATGTAAATGGTCTACTAAAAAAGTTGGATTAAGTGTTTTATTAGCTTTAAAAGAAAAAAGTAAAAAAGTAAAATGGAATAATAATATCAGAGAAGAATATTTTATATTATTTTCAAAAGAGGGATTTAGTGAAGATTTAATAGAATTAAGTAAAAAAGAAAAGAATATAATTCTCTCTGATTTTAGATAA
- the recJ gene encoding single-stranded-DNA-specific exonuclease RecJ, with amino-acid sequence MNTLRNTRWIYKTTQNNKKNSRYSKDLISILEARDVKTDDEIERFLYGNIENLRNPFDIKDLEKTIDILLEAREKQKNVWIYGDYDVDGITATSILYRVFKEIGIDVNYYIPLRDEGYGLNKEAIEKIKADGGDLIITVDCGISSVEEVDFANSIGMDMIITDHHEINNDLPKALCVVNVKREDNDFNFKGLSGAGTAFMLALGLFRKLNSEEKAYKYLDIAAIGTVADLVPLIEDNRIIVKKGLEQLKRTNWKGLKVLERKLFPDFSEKTYDTYDIGFIIAPIFNAAGRLEDAKKSVELLINEDNKILDIISYELINQNEDRKDIQKEIFDLVVEEIEEKKLDTKGILIIAKEKLHSGVIGIVASKVLDRYYKPTIIIDIKKDEGVGVASCRSIESFNIIEALNHVRDVFVKYGGHSGAAGFTIPIEKIDELKERLDEYVKTKLEEEDYLRPIKIDKEIQVQKISFDFLHEISKMEPFGFGNSTPIFAMKNCKFTNFRKIGKDLTHLMLNIIKNGVEIRNCVWWNSADLYNEIEELETIDIAFKLKTEIFREKYQYKIFIEDIKPSEKENSYKNIALYDDIELYDTVFPIKTVFYTRKKIKDNLTFNFYDNKVYILENKIIVGELDDTTSYLISNLKNRFAYNFSCEVEEIKETSENFNVYINIYRDFSFESYKIKDSEVFKEIKEYLIGQLNYNSFQKNILASIFREKNNTIGIYKENRGVGVIIKTIGLYYKSIGKKVLLVTENIIDKNLENFLDISHKIEEGYNFYIFLNDYPKSKIDNYLIFIKEGEKIKSNKNIKIVEDRYVAPKNIEIVDEREIINHQNSWSKKLSLKNKEYIYNLLKKGEKVYGTEDIVVLL; translated from the coding sequence GTGAATACTTTGAGAAATACAAGATGGATTTATAAAACTACCCAAAATAACAAGAAAAATAGTAGATACAGTAAGGATTTAATCTCTATTTTAGAAGCAAGAGATGTAAAAACAGATGATGAGATAGAGAGATTTTTATATGGAAATATAGAAAATTTAAGAAATCCTTTTGATATTAAAGATTTAGAAAAAACTATAGATATTTTATTAGAAGCTAGAGAAAAGCAAAAGAATGTTTGGATATATGGAGATTATGATGTTGACGGTATAACAGCAACAAGTATTCTTTATAGAGTTTTTAAAGAGATTGGAATAGATGTAAATTATTATATTCCCTTAAGAGATGAGGGGTATGGACTTAATAAAGAGGCAATAGAAAAAATAAAAGCTGATGGTGGAGATTTAATAATAACTGTTGACTGTGGAATATCCTCTGTTGAGGAAGTTGATTTTGCAAACTCTATTGGAATGGACATGATAATAACAGACCACCATGAAATAAATAATGATTTACCAAAGGCTCTTTGTGTTGTAAATGTAAAAAGAGAGGATAATGATTTTAATTTTAAAGGACTTTCAGGAGCTGGAACAGCTTTTATGTTGGCCTTAGGACTTTTTAGAAAATTAAATTCAGAAGAAAAAGCCTATAAATATCTTGATATTGCAGCTATTGGAACTGTGGCTGACTTAGTTCCTTTAATAGAAGACAATAGAATAATAGTAAAAAAGGGGTTAGAACAATTAAAAAGAACAAATTGGAAAGGTTTAAAAGTATTGGAGAGAAAACTTTTTCCAGATTTTTCAGAGAAAACTTATGATACTTATGATATTGGATTTATAATAGCTCCTATTTTTAATGCTGCTGGAAGATTAGAAGATGCAAAAAAAAGTGTGGAACTTTTAATAAATGAAGATAATAAAATTTTGGATATAATCTCTTATGAGCTTATAAATCAAAATGAAGATAGAAAAGATATTCAAAAAGAGATTTTTGATTTAGTTGTAGAAGAGATTGAGGAAAAGAAATTAGACACAAAAGGAATACTTATTATAGCTAAAGAAAAACTTCACAGTGGAGTAATTGGAATAGTAGCTTCAAAAGTTTTAGATAGATATTACAAACCTACAATTATAATCGATATAAAAAAAGATGAGGGTGTAGGGGTAGCTTCTTGTAGAAGTATAGAAAGTTTTAATATAATTGAAGCCCTTAATCATGTAAGAGATGTATTTGTAAAATATGGAGGACATTCAGGGGCAGCTGGATTTACAATTCCTATTGAAAAAATAGATGAATTAAAAGAGAGATTAGATGAGTATGTAAAAACAAAATTAGAGGAAGAGGACTATCTAAGACCTATAAAAATAGATAAGGAAATTCAAGTACAAAAAATATCCTTTGATTTTTTACATGAAATATCTAAAATGGAGCCTTTTGGTTTTGGAAACTCCACACCAATTTTTGCTATGAAAAATTGTAAATTTACAAATTTTAGAAAAATAGGAAAAGATTTAACTCATCTTATGTTAAATATAATAAAAAATGGTGTAGAGATTAGAAATTGTGTTTGGTGGAACAGTGCAGATTTATATAATGAGATAGAAGAGTTAGAAACCATTGATATAGCTTTTAAATTAAAAACTGAAATATTTAGAGAAAAATATCAATATAAAATTTTTATTGAAGACATAAAACCAAGTGAAAAGGAAAATTCTTATAAAAATATAGCTTTATATGATGATATAGAGCTTTATGATACTGTTTTTCCAATTAAAACTGTATTTTATACAAGAAAGAAAATAAAAGATAATTTAACTTTTAATTTTTATGATAATAAAGTTTATATTTTGGAAAATAAAATAATAGTTGGGGAGTTAGATGATACAACTTCTTACTTAATTTCAAATTTAAAAAATAGATTTGCTTATAATTTCTCTTGTGAAGTGGAGGAAATAAAAGAAACTTCTGAAAACTTTAATGTTTATATAAATATATACAGAGATTTTTCTTTTGAATCTTATAAAATAAAAGATAGTGAAGTCTTTAAGGAGATAAAAGAATATCTTATAGGGCAATTAAATTATAACTCTTTTCAAAAGAATATTTTAGCTTCAATATTTAGAGAGAAAAATAATACCATAGGAATTTATAAAGAAAATAGAGGAGTTGGAGTAATTATAAAAACCATAGGACTTTATTATAAAAGTATTGGAAAAAAAGTGTTATTAGTAACTGAAAATATAATTGATAAAAATTTAGAAAACTTTTTAGATATATCTCACAAAATAGAAGAGGGATATAATTTTTATATTTTCCTAAATGACTATCCAAAAAGTAAAATAGATAATTATTTGATTTTTATAAAAGAGGGTGAAAAAATAAAATCTAATAAAAATATAAAAATAGTTGAAGATAGATATGTTGCTCCAAAAAATATAGAGATAGTTGATGAAAGGGAAATTATAAATCATCAAAATTCTTGGTCAAAAAAATTATCCTTAAAAAATAAAGAATATATTTATAATCTTTTGAAAAAAGGTGAAAAAGTTTATGGAACAGAGGATATAGTTGTATTGTTATAG
- a CDS encoding amino acid ABC transporter substrate-binding protein: MKRLGIILTLIFCLVTSVFGADKSLKKVQEKGYFIVGLDDTFAPFGFRDENGELVGYDIDLAKEVAKRMGVEARFKPCEWDGILFELKSKKVDMVWNGMSITESRKKQAAFSKPYEEGRQIIFTLKGKRIDKVEELEGKIVGVQLGSTGDFAIQKSPIFSKIKEVKKYGTLIESIMDLEAGRIDAVVAAQTAGGYYNSKKQNLEMSSETVMQGDASGVAFRKEDNKLREAVDKALDDIKADGTFQNIYSKWFGK, from the coding sequence ATGAAACGTTTGGGGATAATTTTAACTTTGATATTTTGTTTGGTAACATCAGTATTTGGAGCTGATAAATCTTTAAAGAAAGTTCAGGAAAAGGGATATTTTATAGTTGGACTTGATGATACTTTTGCTCCTTTTGGTTTTAGAGATGAAAATGGAGAATTGGTAGGTTATGATATAGATTTAGCCAAAGAAGTTGCTAAAAGAATGGGAGTTGAAGCTAGATTTAAACCTTGTGAATGGGATGGAATTTTATTTGAATTAAAAAGCAAAAAAGTGGATATGGTTTGGAATGGAATGTCTATAACTGAATCTAGAAAAAAACAAGCTGCTTTCTCAAAACCTTATGAAGAGGGAAGACAGATAATATTTACTTTAAAAGGTAAAAGAATAGACAAGGTAGAAGAATTAGAAGGAAAGATAGTAGGAGTACAACTTGGAAGTACAGGAGATTTTGCTATACAAAAATCCCCAATATTTTCAAAAATAAAAGAGGTTAAAAAATATGGAACTTTAATAGAATCCATAATGGACTTAGAGGCTGGAAGAATTGATGCTGTAGTTGCTGCTCAAACTGCTGGAGGATATTATAATTCTAAAAAACAAAATTTGGAAATGTCATCAGAAACTGTTATGCAAGGAGATGCTTCTGGAGTAGCTTTTAGAAAAGAGGATAACAAATTGAGAGAAGCTGTAGATAAAGCTTTAGATGATATAAAAGCTGATGGAACTTTCCAAAATATCTATTCAAAATGGTTTGGTAAATAA
- a CDS encoding ClC family H(+)/Cl(-) exchange transporter: protein MKKETGYSALKFHMKSHMDLYFLAFLVGIFSGAVAVAYRASLSLAEIFRRDVYTYARENFGIGVFLGLVVGGVIISLILGWIIVKIPMVKGSGIPQVKGIIARQMDFNWVKELGAKFFGGVLAIVAGMSLGREGPSVQLGAEVGSGIFSIFKRKEYEKKYLVTCGASAGLAAAFGAPIAGTVFAIEELHKFMSPLLVTCVLIASVSAEFVSKYFFGFSPSFNIHVDEFYQLNHYMLIIVLAVIITFIGKLFSDGIFYFQKLYKNIKMNPMIKPVIVVGITIVVGIFLFDITGGGHGLAERIIHESFTYKTLFILLVGKFLFTLICYATGIPGGIFLPMLVIGAIIGKIYGMVVIDMFHLTSNYDVYFIILGMATLLTTVVKSPLTGTVLILEMTGSFYHFFPVVTACMTTFLISELIGIKPIYDLLLENMLPKEQETKGDNENKVIIKVPVGPDSEFDNTYIKDIVWPGTCRCLIVEIERGDRGVTPHGSTKILSGDLLVILMDEENANKFTHTLIKMGEGI from the coding sequence ATGAAAAAAGAAACGGGGTATAGTGCCTTAAAGTTTCATATGAAATCTCATATGGATTTATATTTTTTAGCTTTTCTAGTTGGAATTTTTTCAGGAGCAGTGGCAGTAGCCTATAGAGCATCTTTAAGTTTAGCAGAAATTTTTAGAAGAGATGTCTATACTTATGCAAGAGAAAATTTTGGAATTGGAGTCTTTTTAGGTTTAGTAGTTGGAGGAGTGATAATTTCTTTAATTTTAGGATGGATAATCGTAAAAATTCCTATGGTTAAAGGTAGTGGAATTCCTCAAGTAAAAGGGATAATTGCTAGACAGATGGATTTTAATTGGGTAAAAGAATTAGGAGCTAAATTTTTTGGTGGTGTACTTGCTATTGTAGCAGGGATGTCATTAGGAAGAGAGGGACCTTCTGTACAATTAGGAGCAGAGGTTGGTAGTGGAATTTTTAGTATATTCAAAAGAAAAGAGTATGAAAAAAAATATTTAGTAACTTGTGGAGCTAGTGCAGGACTTGCAGCAGCCTTTGGAGCTCCAATAGCAGGAACAGTTTTTGCAATAGAGGAGTTACATAAATTTATGTCACCACTTCTTGTAACTTGTGTATTAATTGCTTCTGTGTCAGCAGAATTTGTTTCAAAATACTTTTTTGGATTTTCTCCAAGCTTTAATATCCATGTAGATGAATTTTATCAACTAAACCACTATATGTTAATAATAGTTTTAGCTGTAATAATAACATTTATAGGAAAATTATTTAGTGATGGGATTTTTTATTTTCAAAAATTATATAAAAATATAAAAATGAACCCAATGATAAAACCTGTGATAGTTGTAGGAATAACTATTGTAGTAGGAATATTTTTATTTGATATTACAGGTGGAGGACATGGGTTAGCAGAGAGAATAATTCATGAAAGTTTTACTTATAAAACATTATTTATTCTATTGGTTGGAAAATTTTTATTTACTTTGATTTGTTATGCAACAGGAATTCCAGGAGGAATATTTTTACCAATGCTAGTAATAGGAGCAATTATAGGTAAAATTTATGGAATGGTTGTAATAGATATGTTTCACCTAACAAGTAATTATGATGTATATTTTATAATCTTAGGTATGGCAACACTTCTTACAACTGTTGTAAAATCTCCTCTTACAGGAACAGTACTTATACTTGAAATGACAGGTTCTTTCTATCATTTTTTTCCAGTTGTAACTGCATGTATGACAACATTTTTAATATCAGAATTGATAGGAATAAAACCTATATATGATTTATTATTAGAAAATATGTTACCAAAAGAGCAGGAAACAAAAGGAGATAATGAAAATAAAGTAATAATAAAAGTTCCAGTAGGGCCAGATTCAGAATTTGATAATACCTATATAAAAGATATAGTATGGCCAGGAACTTGTAGATGTCTAATAGTAGAGATTGAAAGAGGAGATAGAGGAGTAACTCCACATGGAAGTACAAAAATATTAAGTGGAGATTTGTTAGTAATACTTATGGATGAAGAAAATGCCAATAAATTTACCCATACTCTTATAAAAATGGGAGAGGGAATATAA
- a CDS encoding amino acid ABC transporter substrate-binding protein, with amino-acid sequence MKKILAVIMLVLGMFTSSFGADNSLKDIQKKGKMVVGLDATFAPMGFRDEAGNIVGFDIDLANEVAKRLGVKAEFKPCEWDGILFDLKGKKIDMVWNGMTITEAREKQALFSEPYFEDGQMIFSRKDSKIDKVAELEGKVVGLQLGSSADVAVAKNPISQKTKEIKKYATNVEALMDLEAGRLDAVVVDAVNGKYYNSKKNALAYSTESLTTEYYGVAFRKSDKAFRNEVQKALDEMKKDGTYDEISAKWFGK; translated from the coding sequence ATGAAAAAAATATTAGCAGTTATAATGTTGGTTTTAGGAATGTTTACAAGTAGTTTTGGAGCAGATAATTCTCTAAAGGATATTCAAAAGAAAGGAAAAATGGTAGTGGGATTAGATGCTACTTTTGCACCAATGGGGTTTAGAGATGAAGCAGGAAATATTGTTGGATTTGATATAGATTTAGCCAATGAAGTAGCTAAAAGATTAGGAGTTAAAGCTGAATTTAAACCTTGTGAATGGGACGGGATTCTATTTGATTTAAAAGGTAAAAAAATAGATATGGTATGGAATGGAATGACAATAACAGAAGCTAGAGAAAAACAAGCATTGTTCTCTGAACCATATTTTGAAGATGGACAAATGATATTTTCAAGAAAAGATAGTAAAATAGATAAAGTTGCAGAATTAGAAGGAAAAGTAGTGGGATTACAACTTGGAAGTTCAGCTGATGTAGCTGTAGCAAAAAATCCAATATCTCAAAAAACAAAAGAGATAAAAAAATATGCAACTAATGTAGAAGCTTTAATGGACTTAGAGGCTGGAAGATTAGATGCTGTTGTAGTTGATGCTGTAAATGGAAAATATTATAATTCTAAGAAAAATGCACTAGCTTATTCAACAGAATCTTTAACAACTGAATATTATGGAGTTGCTTTTAGAAAATCTGATAAAGCATTTAGAAATGAAGTTCAAAAAGCTTTAGATGAAATGAAAAAAGATGGAACTTATGATGAGATATCTGCAAAATGGTTTGGAAAATAA